The Tripterygium wilfordii isolate XIE 37 chromosome 23, ASM1340144v1, whole genome shotgun sequence genomic sequence CATGGAAACTTGCTTGACTGAAAAAATTGATAATTCAACTGAGGCAACTCTATTGCCTCAGGACCATCCTTCTGGCATTCCGGACTACATCCGCAATCCTTCAAAGTACACACATTACACTTTTGATCCATCAGACGACCTTGATGAAAAAAACAATCAACAAGCCTACATGGATTTTCTTAAGCTGGTGGATAGGTCGAATACAGTGGACTCACAGCCTGATAATACTTCCGACGGTCCTTTAAAATCAGTCTCCTTCATCccgaaaaagaaaattgatcatGTTATGATGCTTGACAATGGCACAGAATCAAAGCAAAACAAGGCTGCTACTGGGAAGGAGTTTGAGCAGAGAAGCAGTCTTGCTGTTGGTATTGCTGTTTGGGATACCCTAGATGGGGAAGTTTGTGCTATGGACGAAGAAGATGAGCAAGACGTAGCAGTCGATGGGAGAAGTAACTCAAAGAGGTCTGGCAGGCAGTATCGAACAAAGGCCAGGTTAGAGTTAGAGCAGCCTTAGCAAAGGCCTTATGCCTTGTCCCTCTTCCTAGCGGGTTTACTAATTCATCTCACCCTGAGTGAGTAATCTATCTACAACTTCATCGTGTCATTGTCAAGCTTCTATTTTGCTTGAAACTGGTTATGTTCTGAATGGACAGCAACTTACAAAGGGATTTTACCAGACGGTAAAGTTAAGCCAACATGTTTAAATTCGAGATTCTGTCGGGACACAGAACAATTGAActgattttttgttgttttgtttcagTCTTACTGCAAATGCTTTCTTGTCGCGTAATGTATGCCCTCTCAAATGTTTACATGAGAGTTATGGGGGACTATCTTGACTCGTTACTCGTTAACCCTCATCGCTTAACTCTttaaaatatcaatccaagcaAGCCCTTAGGGAGAGAGATTATTCGACCCGAATTACCAAATCCCTTgctatctccatgaagacctaAGAACCCTAAAATTGACCACATAATCTATATTTCAACAGCATCAAGATGAGCTTGAATTGCAGGTGGGCTTGTTTTGCCTAAGCAGCTGAGACTTTTCCTTAGAAAACGCTGAGATTCAACTTTTGAGTAGTCATGAATGggccaattttttttctttgtttggaagagggtaaactttagtcacacccctaagTTACTGAAGACACCCCGACTTAAGTTGACTTCGCTTTGACTGTATATTCTTTTAACATTCGGTTCATAACACCCCATGGCCCATACCCATATGCTTCGAAAAACAGAGTTCTTCTACAAGTTCTGTACCTGTGCTTTGATGCTGAGATGAGGCAGAAGGTCGCTGGTGCAAATGTGAAGAGGTGCAAGCGGCGCACTGAGGACACCAAGCAGCAACCTCAAATCGGACCGCTTGAAGGCTGAGCCAGCATCTGATGGTGTCTTCGAAAGCTTTTCCTTCATCCAAAGGCCCCACCTACCCTCTATCATTGAATCTCTGCTGTCATTACCGTCCGGACCCTCCTCCAGCGGCGAGCCTCTGCGGCCCTCAGGTTTCTGGATCTCTCAATTAACTGCTCCGACCGCTGCACGTGACGGCAAGAGGTTTGGTGCGTCGAAACCACTTCCCCTTTAAGTGCCGAAAAGAACCCTTGTTTTCTCTCCATTTGACGACCACCATAACTCTGGCTGAAGAATACAAGGTGCCACCTGCTGCCTTAGCACCCACTGTAAGTAGTCACCATTTCCGCATTTCGCTTCTAATTCTATGACGATTTATACAAGCTGCCACCTGCTGCCTTTGCTAATGGTTTTATCTTAGGGAAAGATGCAGTCAACAAAGCAAAGACATTTGATGAGAAGCTCCAGCTAACATAAAAGCAAAGCAAAACAACTAGGTAGATTGAGAGCCGGTTTGTCCCCTGTTATTATGTTTGGGGTGTACTTTGAAAATGTTTCAGATTTAGTATACTTTGGATGTATTTGTAAAAATGTAAGATTTTGAGGGGTTCGTTTAATaaggggtgtctttagtaaacttagggatgtgactaaagtttaccttAGAAGAGATGTCCTTGCGGCCCAATGGGCCTCTCTTTTTTAAAAGTTGTCGCCATGAAAGTTTAATCCTCTACAGGCCCACTTTCGCTTCGGACAAGCAATTAAACTTCCGCCTGAATTCACCGGCCCAAAAGATGAAACGTCGTCGGCTTAATATTCGTCACAGACGTGGACAAATCATAGTCGGTGAGTAGCAGAGGATTTCTCGAAGCTCCGGAACCGATCCTCTAGAAATCCAAACCAAGCAGCGACTACAAGGAGAAAATAGCGCAGAAATGTTAAGAGCTGCAGCGAGGAGGCTCCTCTCTccttctacttcttcttctctcgCTTCACCGCCGCTGCCTTGGAGGCCCACCCAGGCTGCCTCCACCGTTGCTTCGCGGTGCCTGTTCAACGGCGTCGATTCGTTCTCTAATTCTGATGAGTTCCAATCAAGCACTGTTATAGGCAGCTACTTTGTATTTGGTCCACGCTTTCATATCCCACACAGAGGTTCGGACTCTCCAGTTTATCCATTCCCTTTTTTTAAATTGCTTAATCGTTTAGGGCTTGCGAAAGTGAAAGTTTTTTTACCTTTCACGGAGACATGTTATCTGGAATACACAATATTTAGTTTAGGAAATTCAGGTCGCCACTCTGATTTTCAGATGTATTGTGCAAGTGAAGTTATTTGTTTCCTTTTACAGCAGTTGTGAGTGGAGGTGGGGGGTTTCTTTGTTATGATTCTAAGGTACTTGCATTCAATCGGTGATAATTGCTATGGACATGTGTTCATGTCTATTATAGCTAAACCTGAACTTCGTTTTGGAACATGTTTTGATGGAAAGAAGCAACGGAAACATTGAATTGCTCACGTACTTTAGATGGTGCTAGAGCTATAAAGCCTCACTGTCGTGTAAGGTTCATAGAAAGTTCAGATCAGTGAAGGCTTAGGTTTTGCGTTATCAATTACCATATTTGATCTAAGGCTAGGCTGAATGGTCTGTTAAAGTTGACAATTCTCTTTGATTCGAGAACATGCAGGTACTTTTAAATGCTTTAGGTTTTGTGTTCAATAAGGTTGATACTCTTGGATAAAAATGGGGACATTGTGTGGGAACATATGACTAAGTTGGTGAGGGCTGCATTATGTACATGAGGGAAATATGATATTTAGTACAGGAACTTGAAATTTAGTACATTGACGGAACAAATTTTGGTGTGATACAATAGCTTGGCGTAAAATTTGTGAAGCAAGGGTTTGTTTCAATAGGATTTTGAGAACATATTATGGTTCTGAATTTTGCGGTATTGTCCTAATGGTGGTCTCGGTGGAGCCCTTATAAATCAGTTGCAGTCGTTATAGAGTGATTTGAATTGAATTAGATTgtgttatttgaatttaatcGTCTTAGTGCACGTGGATGATTGTATTAATGCTCAATCtgttctcaaaagtcaaaattgatgcagtttcttttttacttcattCTACCTTCTATTGTAGGgagaaaattattttcatttctcACTAGGGCATTTGTACAATATTGGAAAAATTCACTTGGGACTTGATAATCTAATTCATTGGTTAGATGTTCAGGTTTTGTTTCTGAGTCACTTACACCCAGAAATGAAAACATCACCATTCCAGAGATTCCACCAACAGTTTCAGCTGTCAAAAACCCCACTCCAAAGATCGAGTATGATGAGTTTGTCCACGAGCGCTTCCCCCCTGGTGACCCAAGCAAGAGGGCATTTGCCTATTTTGTGCTGACAGGCGGTAGGTTTGTGTATGCCTCACTGATTCGTCTTCTTATCCTGAAATTTGTGTTGAGCATGTCGGCCAGTAAGGATGTTCTTGCCATGGCTTCTCTCGAGGTGGATCTATCTAGTATTGAACCTGGTGCCACTGTTACTGTTAAGTGGCGTGGAAAGCCAGTTTTCATTAGGCGCCGAACTGAGGAGGATATCAAGCTGGCAAATAGTGTTGACCTGGCAGCTCTTCGCGATCCGCAGCCGGATGCAGAAAGGGTGAAAGACCCGGAATGGCTCATTGTTGTTGGGGTCTGCACACATTTAGGTTGCATCCCCTTGCCGAATGCCGGGGACTTTGGCGGGTGGTTCTGCCCATGCCATGGTTCCCATTATGATATCTCTGGAAGGATTCGTAAGGGTCCTGCACCCTATAACTTGGAGGTGCCCACCTACACCTTCTTGGAAGAGAACAAGTTAATGATTGGCTGAGAGTCTGGATTTTACTATAGTCTCTTAATTTAGTAGGAGATAATGCCGAAGAGCTGTTGTAATGTGTATGTAACTTGGATTTGTAACTGTTACTAGTCGGATTGATTTGTGAATAAGTTTCCTGGCGTTTGCTAGGGGGAGTGCTGTTGATCCTTGATGCTTCTGTGGTTGGTATTAAGTTTTTTGCTGgtcattcttttattttttcccccAAGTTTGATTAGATACAAGCCATTAGTTTTCCTTTTCGTTTGTAGTAGTTATCTTGATCTCCTTATCAGACTgttgcgtgtgtatatatatatacacatctaaCTTATCCTATGCGTACATACTTGACGGTTTGAGTTTAGATTCATAAATTTGCATGgcgtgattaaaaaaaattattgtgtatatatataatctcttTTTTATGGGTCAATACTTTTTTTAAAGATTGTTAAGAAATATACTTGTCATTTGGAATCGAATTTTGGGTGTATATGTGATTGTCAATCGAGTCGTCACTCTGTTAATTATTGGTTCATAGGAGGCTTTTCTCTAAACAAAAGTAAATTTTGCtcctaaaaataataataaaatggaACAAAAAACCAAATTAAAAATTGGGAGTGGAGCCCACAAAATCACTAAGCACACATAATACTATaataggaaaataaaattttggaaCCCACCGACGCTAAAACGAGAGGGCGAGCGAACCCAGGAGAGGCTAACCAATACGAGCCATGGCTGCAGCCAAGCCGAGGGAAAGAACGAACCATGCAATATCCACCCTAACGGTTACGATAATCCCCGTTCGTCTGATCTCTCCTTAATCACTCTCTGCCCCCTTTCTCTCCATATCTCGCCAGACAAAATCGGATAACAAAAACCCTTTCTCTCTTTCAGGAGTTCGCTTGGCTCTATTGACTCGCTCGTCCCTTTCTGTAACGTAGTAATTATCGCTGTTCACATTGGTTTTATTGCTAGGTTTTTTAACTGCTATTTGCCTATTTACTTCGATTCTGGGAGGAGAGGCGCCTCGAGGTTGCAGGTAATCATTCTTTGTTTCAGCTTCGATTTTCTAGGgtttgtttggttttgttttgcgTCTTCCTGAGTTTCTTTGCTTCCCCTCttccttttaatttatttattttttgataaattgttGCTTCGATGAATTCTTTTTTTCGCGTTATTATATGTAGATTTAATATATCTAATGCTACGAATTGTtggattctttttctttttccattcatTGATTGAATTCCTTCTTGGAGCTTTTGGGCGCAAGGAGTTTGTCAATTTGCGTGTGTGATTTTTGTGTGGTTTCGGTTCAATTTCCTCCCTTTTCTGGGAGTTGCATTATTGAGTAAAGGTTTCTTTTTtatgtaataataatttaattgttttcttttcagtcgtattattattatttttttgctttattATTATCCTTCTTGTCATCATTACTATGgaacttttttattttgcatAAAGAAGGGTTTTTGCCTGAGGTACTATGGTTCTGAAGCTATTCCCCCACTCTTTCATGGCGATTTCTTACTCGTCTGAATATAGAGGGCGTAGGAAGTTTCGAATTTGACCTTTCTAAGTAATATAGTTACTGATTTTGATACTTACTTGAGCTTAGGAATTGGGCATCCCTACTAGGCATCAACTGGGTCAGTTGCTGTTCTATAGAATAAGAGATGGTTTCCTGGAGTCTCTAATTACCTACAAGACCAAGAAAAACATCATTCTACTAATTCCAATGTCCCTTATATGTTTGGTCTGAATTGAGATAAATAACTTGACTTTGACGTCTAAATTCTACTCAGTTTTGATTAACATTTCATTTGATTGTATTAAACTTTGGACGTGTCCACTTTGTAAAAAGTTTTTATAGGCCATTAGCTTAGCCTCTTTGTACTCTTACTTGGTGAGAACGAAGGACATGCATCAGAGTTTGTTGGCAATGAAGTTTATCCTTACCCATTTCCTTGTGTTTATTATTGGTGATTTCCAGCTGGAAACGAGTGTAACTAATTGGATTCCATATACGCggcataatttataattttattggggtgTTGGTAGCATTACTGTGAGTTGCACTTGTTCAACCTTTTGAAACTTTTGAATTCTCGAACAAGGAATGATTTTTTAATGGCAGTGGTTGACTACTTACTATAAGTCTATATCTAGTAACTTCACCCTTTCATCCTACCCCTATAGAAGGAAAGCTGCCATAGCCACACTTTTTTCATTCACTTATTCAGTGTGCACTTGGTGTATACAATTCAGTTTCTTTACAATGTGCTCGTAAACAATGGTTTCAGTTTGCTTGCGGAAGGAAATTCTGCCATGAACATGATCAATACTGTATACTACAACATTTTGCTTTGACGCTTTGGTGAGGATCTCCATATATTGTGCGAATGGTGGCTGATCAGAGGAAAAAACGACTTAATGGTACCAGTACTGGATGCAGTTCTTGGGATCACTatgaaacaagaaagaaaagactaGAATCAGCAAATAATGATTTAAATACAAAATCTCATATTTCTCTTGAATGGGATGACAACCAGGAAAGGGTTGTTGCCAAAAAGGAGCAAATCGGTATCAGTTGGAGAGATGTACGGTCTTTTGTTGATTATGCTCCTCAATGCCACAACATTCTGGCTGATGTTGTCACTATTCCtcaagaaaattttgatttggagaaTTTGACTGAGGTGCTTTCATACCAGGTTGTTCAAATTTTCTGTTAATTACTTTAAtctgaacctttttttttttaatatatatgatatctcATGGTTTTGGCCATTTCCTTTTGCAGGTTTGGCAGACTCATTTATCAGAGAATGAGAGAAGCTTTCTTAAGCAGTTTCT encodes the following:
- the LOC119993858 gene encoding cytochrome b-c1 complex subunit Rieske-4, mitochondrial-like — encoded protein: MLRAAARRLLSPSTSSSLASPPLPWRPTQAASTVASRCLFNGVDSFSNSDEFQSSTVIGSYFVFGPRFHIPHRGFVSESLTPRNENITIPEIPPTVSAVKNPTPKIEYDEFVHERFPPGDPSKRAFAYFVLTGGRFVYASLIRLLILKFVLSMSASKDVLAMASLEVDLSSIEPGATVTVKWRGKPVFIRRRTEEDIKLANSVDLAALRDPQPDAERVKDPEWLIVVGVCTHLGCIPLPNAGDFGGWFCPCHGSHYDISGRIRKGPAPYNLEVPTYTFLEENKLMIG